A genomic stretch from Penicillium digitatum chromosome 4, complete sequence includes:
- a CDS encoding Aspartic endopeptidase (AP1), putative yields MTRIKLVLNPHYRKSGTKSYLYAMRKYRFTPTKGGPYFLGTTLVQTGRQFTNKPVGGRARLQQVLQKRDVASDEVGQVGADDVQNDSMYLAEVAIGTPAQTLSLNFDTGSADLWVWSTELPSKILSDNKNHTVLDPTKSSTFKKRDGSTWKIKYNDGSLASGTVGNDNVDIGGLVVEGQAIEIADVLSDQFVQGAGDGLLGLAFSNINTVKPQVVSTPVENLISQSDIPKSAELFTVKLGSWRDSDEPDKSELFYTFGYIDQDTVKATKSEISYTPVDNSQGFWLFDSTSATVNGKSVSRAGNKAIADTGTALALVDDETCQAIYDAIPGAEYDYDSQGWIFPSTTPADKLPVISFAVGDTQFVVQKEDLGFAETKSGYVYGGIQSRGTMTMDILGDTFLKAIYAVFDVGNLRFGAVQRTELHQNLSVPS; encoded by the exons ATGACTAGAATCAAACTCGTCTTGAACCCGCACTACCGGAAGTCCGGCACGAAGTCATACTTGTACGCCATGCGCAAGTATCGCTTCACGCCAACTAAGGGTGGCCCATATTTCCTCGGCACTACACTGGTACAGACTGGCCGACAGTTCACTAATAAGCCTGTTGGAGGCCGTGCGCGGTTGCAGCAGGTGCTGCAAAAAAGGGACGTTGCTAGTGACGAGGTCGGGCAAGTGGGTGCCGACGATGTGCAGAATGACTCAATGTATCTTGCAGAAGTTGCAATTGGTACACCTGCCCAGACGCTCAGTTTGAATTTTGATACAGGGTCTGCGGATCTATGG GTCTGGTCCACGGAGTTGCCGTCAAAGATCTTGTCGGACAACAAGAACCATACAGTCCTTGATCCGACTAAATCAAGCACGTTCAAAAAGAGGGATGGCTCGACGTGGAAGATTAAGTACAATGATGGCTCTTTAGCCTCCGGCACGGTCGGCAACGACAATGTCGACATCGGCGGGTTGGTGGTCGAAGGCCAGGCTATTGAGATCGCTGATGTGTTATCCGACCAGTTCGTACAGGGTGCTGGGGATGGGCTGCTGGGGCTTGCATTCAGTAACATTAATACCGTCAAGCCCCAAGTCGTGAGCACGCCTGTGGAGAATCTGATTTCGCAGTCTGACATACCGAAATCGGCTGAGCTTTTCACCGTAAAGCTGGGGTCATGGCGAGACTCTGATGAGCCAGATAAGAGCGAGTTGTTCTATACTTTTGGTTATATTGATCAGGACACGGTGAAGGCCACAAAGTCAGAGATTTCCTACACGCCTGTCGATAACAGTCAGGGATTTTGGCTGTTCGATTCTACATCAGCGACAGTGAATGGAAAGTCAGTGTCTCGGGCTGGAAACAAGGCTATTGCTGATACGGGGACTGCTTTGGCGCTGGTGGATGATGAAACTTGTCAGGCCATTTATGATGCTATCCCCGGGGCAGAGTATGACTATGACAGTCAGGGGTGGATTTTTCCATCTACTACACCAGCTGATAAGTTACCTGTCATATCTTTTGCTGTTGGGGATACGCAGTTTGTTGTGCAGAAGGAAGATCTAGGATTCGCAGAGACTAAGTCTGGATATGTCTATGGAGGCATTCAAAGTCGTGGTACGATGACCATGGACATTCTAGGTGATACCTTCCTGAAGGCTATCTATGCA GTCTTCGATGTCGGTAATCTGCGCTTCGGTGCTGTGCAGCGAACGGAGCTTCATCAGAATCTCTCGGTTCCTTCTTAG
- a CDS encoding Mu2 adaptin subunit (AP50) of AP2, whose protein sequence is MDSMRSLNTSLPSSTPRPQPPEQLLQQFKAAALSVTNLYKNAVCEQAQARSSGYQDAIEDLLHFLDRENLGLGDGEGWKVRQWATEKCDGTGSQSSDEDTETEKRDRSATPATARKEKPTTETVARQPPTSAPAPTSKPESITPPPTQLHETPSFATPAVFTFSAGPTYPQCQELDMDVQSSDNSSTAMQDGAPVSVSVMSRNSRPHHRHNNHPRSNARLSPRESPASLGSKRKFTFPDFFDLSGLNNGRDASGGGKRGRFT, encoded by the coding sequence ATGGACTCCATGAGGTCCCTCAACACCTCTCTTCCGAGCTCGACACCCCGCCCGCAACCTCCGGAGCAACTCCTCCAGCAATTCAAGGCGGCGGCTCTGTCTGTCACAAACCTGTATAAGAATGCAGTATGTGAACAAGCCCAGGCGAGGTCATCAGGATACCAGGATGCAATAGAGGATCTGCTCCACTTCCTTGACCGTGAGAACCTCGGCCTCGGAGACGGAGAGGGGTGGAAGGTTCGACAATGGGCAACCGAAAAATGTGATGGAACTGGGTCACAAAGTAGCGATGAAGATACAGAGACCGAAAAGCGTGACCGAAGTGCTACTCCGGCTACTGCACGCAAAGAGAAACCTACAACCGAAACAGTTGCTCGTCAGCCCCCCACTTCCGCGCCCGCACCCACATCTAAGCCAGAATCGATCACTCCTCCTCCCACACAACTCCACGAAACACCTTCTTTTGCCACACCTGCCGTCTTCACATTCTCTGCTGGTCCTACATACCCCCAATGTCAAGAGCTCGACATGGATGTGCAATCGTCAGACAATTCATCTACGGCAATGCAGGACGGCGCTCCCGTGAGCGTCTCAGTGATGTCTCGCAACAGTCGACCACACCATCGCCACAACAATCACCCTCGATCGAATGCGCGCCTTTCACCACGGGAGTCCCCAGCTAGTCTTGGTTCCAAGAGGAAATTCACTTTCCCGGATTTCTTTGATCTGTCAGGACTTAACAACGGACGAGATGCGTCAGGAGGTGGAAAACGGGGCCGCTTTACCTAG
- a CDS encoding SNF2 family helicase/ATPase, putative, with product MAPAIASDPVSQVDTPMTDTNDDTVPSVPVDSTDAQMTSRQDTPDYTDSDTNPNTTASSVAGDAAADGRRRRSEANNLRKSILGKKHGRLDNTKEDDSIRRFRYLLGLTDLFRHFIETNPNPEIKEIMAEIDRQNAETEEKARKGSKRTGGAGSERRRRTEQEEDAELLQDEKQGGDSTTVFRESPAFIHGELRDYQVAGLNWLVSLHENGISGILADEMGLGKTLQTISFLGYLRYIRDINGPHLVVVPKSTLDNWKREFAKWTPDIDVLVLQGNKEERQQLINERLVEEEFDVCITSYEMILREKSHLKKFAWEYIVIDEAHRIKNEESSLSQIIRLFNSRNRLLITGTPLQNNLHELWALLNFLLPDVFGDSEAFDQWFSNQDSDQETVVQQLHRVLRPFLLRRVKSDVEKSLLPKKELNLYVPMSEMQRRWYQKILEKDIDAVNGAAGKRESKTRLLNIVMQLRKCCNHPYLFEGAEPGPPYTTDEHLVFNSGKMVILDKLLKRMQADGSRVLIFSQMSRVLDILEDYCCFRDYNYCRIDGTTAHEDRIAAIDDYNKPGSDKFVFLLTTRAGGLGINLTSADIVVLFDSDWNPQADLQAMDRAHRIGQTKQVKVFRFITENAIEEKVLERAAQKLRLDQLVIQQGRSGQQAGKASSKEDLLGMIQHGAADVFNTQGREGREISEDEDIETILRKGEERTAELSKKYETLGIDDLQKFSSESAYEWNGKDFTERKKDIGISWINPAKRERKEQFYSIDKYYRQALATGGRTADTKPKVPRAPKQITVHDWQFFPPGLHELQEKETAYFHKEIGYKAQLPEGPDEELSEREAERDLEQQEIDNSIPLTEEEQAEKARMSEEGFATWNRRDFQQFINGSAKFGRTDYKGIATEVDSKEPNEIKEYAEVFWRRYTEIQDYPKYLRVIDQGEEKVRKIDHQRKMLRKKLEMYRVPLQQLKINYTVSTTNKKVYTEDEDRFLLIMLDKYGVEGENLYENIREEIRESPLFRFDFFMLSRTPVEIGRRCTTLLNTVAKEFESSEGKGRGRDRDEEEEMEEAPPSKKKAKNGAAPTKQVKGTKGGSKTASVASSLAPSAAATKSKSRKR from the exons ATGGCTCCTGCCATCGCGTCTGATCCGGTCTCGCAAGTTGACACTCCCATGACTGATACAAATGACGACACGGTCCCTTCGGTGCCCGTGGATAGTACCGACGCGCAGATGACG AGCCGCCAAGACACCCCAGATTACACG GACTCTGATACAAATCCCAACACCACTGCAAGCAGCGTTGCGGGCGACGCGGCGGCCGATGGACGTAGGCGCAGATCCGAGGCCAACAACCTCAGAAAAAGCATCTTGGGCAAGAAACATGGCCGCCTCGATAATACGAAG GAGGATGATTCGATTCGCCGATTCCGATACCTTCTTGGTCTCACTGACCTATTTCGCCACTTCATTGAGACGAATCCAAACCCCGAGATCAAGGAGATTATGGCCGAAATCGACCGACAAAATGCCGAGACGGAGGAAAAAGCCCGCAAAGGCTCTAAGCGCACTGGAGGTGCTGGTAGTGAGCGGCGCCGCAGAaccgaacaagaagaagacgcAGAGCTGCTACAAGATGAGAAGCAGGGCGGCGATAGCACCACCGTCTTTCGAGAGTCGCCAGCATTCATCCACGGTGAGCTACGTGATTACCAGGTTGCAGGCCTGAATTGGCTCGTTTCGCTACACGAAAACGGTATCTCCGGTATCCTGGCCGATGAGATGGGTCTTGGCAAGACCCTGCAGACGATATCATTCCTAGGCTACCTACGTTACATCCGTGATATTAACGGGCCTCATTTGGTTGTCGTGCCAAAGTCAACTCTGGACAACTGGAAGCGAGAGTTCGCAAAGTGGACCCCTGACATCGATGTCCTGGTGCTCCAAGGTAATAAAGAAGAACGGCAGCAGTTGATCAATGAGCGCTTAGTCGAAGAAGAGTTCGATGTATGCATCACCAGTTATGAAATGATCCTCCGCGAGAAGTCGCATCTGAAGAAGTTTGCTTGGGAATACATTGTCATTGACGAGGCCCATCGGATCAAAAACGAAGAATCATCGTTGTCGCAAATCATCCGTCTTTTCAACTCCCGCAATCGGTTGTTAATTACTGGTACTCCGCTACAGAACAATCTACATGAACTGTGGGCTTTGCTCAACTTCCTTCTCCCAGATGTCTTCGGCGATTCCGAGGCATTTGACCAGTGGTTCTCAAACCAGGACTCCGATCAAGAAACTGTGGTGCAGCAACTCCACCGTGTTCTCCGTCCTTTCTTGCTTCGACGTGTGAAGAGTGATGTTGAGAAAAGTTTGTTACCGAAGAAGGAACTCAATCTCTATGTTCCAATGTCTGAAATGCAACGGAGGTGGTACCAAAAGATTTTGGAGAAAGATATTGATGCTGTCAACGGCGCCGCTGGGAAGCGCGAGTCCAAGACCCGCTTGTTGAACATTGTCATGCAGCTGCGGAAGTGTTGCAACCATCCCTACCTGTTCGAGGGAGCTGAACCAGGTCCTCCGTATACGACCGACGAACATCTTGTTTTCAACTCGGGAAAGATGGTCATTCTGGACAAACTTTTGAAGCGCATGCAAGCGGATGGTAGTCGTGTACTCATCTTCTCTCAGATGAGTCGTGTGCTGGATATCTTGGAAGATTACTGTTGTTTCCGAGACTACAACTACTGCCGTATTGATGGTACCACGGCACATGAGGACCGCATTGCTGCCATTGATGATTACAACAAACCTGGATCCGACAAATTCGTTTTTCTTCTCACCACTAGAGCGGGTGGTCTGGGTATCAACTTGACCTCGGCCGACATCGTCGTTCTCTTCGACAGTGACTGGAACCCGCAAGCTGATTTGCAGGCCATGGATCGAGCTCACCGCATTGGCCAAACGAAGCAGGTTAAAGTCTTCCGATTTATCACAGAGAACGCCATCGAAGAAAAAGTTCTGGAGAGAGCAGCTCAGAAACTGCGCTTGGATCAACTCGTCATTCAGCAAGGTCGTTCCGGACAACAAGCTGGCAAAGCATCTTCGAAAGAAGATCTCCTCGGCATGATTCAGCATGGTGCTGCCGACGTCTTCAACACCCAGGGGAGAGAGGGCCGTGAGATATCCGAAGACGAAGATATCGAGACTATCCTGCGTAAAGGCGAAGAACGAACTGCAGAGCTCAGCAAGAAGTACGAGACCCTTGGCATTGACGACTTGCAGAAGTTCTCTTCTGAGAGTGCATATGAATGGAATGGCAAAGATTTCACCGAGCGGAAGAAGGATATTGGCATCAGTTGGATCAACCCAGCTAAGCGTGAGCGCAAAGAGCAATTCTATTCCATCGACAAATACTACCGCCAAGCCTTGGCCACTGGAGGCCGAACTGCCGACACAAAGCCCAAAGTCCCACGTGCTCCTAAACAAATCACCGTCCACGACTGGCAATTCTTCCCTCCTGGTCTCCATGAGCTCCAAGAGAAGGAGACAGCCTATTTCCATAAGGAGATTGGTTACAAGGCTCAACTGCCTGAAGGCCCCGACGAAGAGCTCAGTGAGCGAGAGGCTGAGCGGGACCTTGAACAACAGGAGATTGACAACTCCATTCCACTTACTGAGGAAGAGCAAGCCGAGAAGGCTCGTATGTCAGAAGAAGGCTTTGCAACCTGGAACCGACGTGATTTCCAGCAATTTATTAATGGATCCGCCAAGTTTGGTCGTACCGACTACAAGGGCATTGCCACGGAGGTGGACAGCAAGGAGCCCAACGAGATTAAGGAATATGCCGAAGTCTTCTGGCGCCGTTACACTGAGATTCAGGACTATCCAAAGTACCTCCGAGTTATCGATCAGGGCGAGGAGAAGGTGCGGAAGATAGATCACCAGCGGAAAATGCTCCGCAAGAAGTTGGAGATGTACCGCGTGCCGCTTCAGCAGCTCAAGATCAACTACACCGTGTCCACCACCAATAAAAAGGTGTACACCGAGGATGAGGACCGATTCTTGTTAATCATGCTGGACAAGTATGGGGTCGAGGGTGAGAATTTATATGAAAACATCCGTGAAGAGATTCGTGAATCACCTCTGTTCCGATTCGATTTCTTCATGCTCAGTCGCACACCTGTGGAAATTGGTCGCCGCTGCACTACCCTGCTGAACACTGTGGCGAAGGAGTTCGAGTCCAGTGAAGGCAAAGGCCGCGGCCGTGACCgtgatgaagaggaagagatggaagaagcgcccccttccaagaagaaggctAAGAACGGAGCTGCG CCAACCAAACAGGTCAAGGGCACCAAGGGTGGCAGCAAGACTGCCTCTGTCGCCAGTTCCCTAGCTCCCAGTGCTGCTGCAACCAAGTCTAAGAGTCGCAAGAGGTGA
- a CDS encoding AP-3 adaptor complex subunit mu, putative, with translation MSGEIDAVYIYDEQNAPLVEHVYRSRLPSASAILPLYLAHAEPRPSLLYIPSASPPVTVFSTVESNLLFLAISEVDTEPLLALEFLHRVIDVLEDFIGAPLLSTKIQANYDVVAQLFNEMCDGGTVCNTEPNALQEVVDVPGWMGKLLGGIGVPGTSTPTLGSTNPLKQSLAAASASQGPAIPWRRPGVRHTSNELYVDIIESLSVTMAPSGRLLSALVSGTIAFTAKISGVPDLLLSLSAPGGQHVLGRKIELPVFHPCVRLARWKERPGELSFIPPDGRFILAGYEVDLLPIDPDQDEPPSHMEKLFLPAIVDIRKSLGPSGSEFEVRVTLNTKFPGQSSSSRPGATRRGSGTSTPSFLGGSGSGSSGPALEEVVVSVPISKSVRHITDMQASRGDAQFTPSSGLLEWRIPTGKDAGRLNGTATLRCSVSGYPSADDDFDDSVEDADEDANANLLQGYYEAPTSYNDASASTSKKTRSSDPSKRRKKKKSTKKSSRSTALGPEDAEEDPVAATSPSPNPSIPQTPAPPLQSQSQSQSNAHLPAFFTPSSTSRPMRRTKAQVNASLMPNSASVSFSVQGWLPSGIKVESLNVDQRRSRGLGESVKPYKGVKYLCVSNRGVERRC, from the exons ATGAGCGGCGAGATTGACGCCGTTTACATATATGACGAGCAAAA CGCCCCTCTCGTCGAACATGTATATCGGTCCCGCCTGCCCTCGGCCTCCGCCATCCTGCCCCTCTACCTTGCCCATGCCGAACCACGCCCTTCCTTGCTGTACATTCCTAGCGCATCACCGCCAGTGACTGTCTTCTCGACCGTTGAGTCAAATTTGTTGTTTCTTGCAATAAGCGAAGTCGACACGGAGCCGCTTCTGGCATTGGAGTTCCTGCACCGCGTGATCGATGTACTGGAAGACTTTATTGGAGCACCGCTGCTCTCGACTAAGATTCAGGCCAATTACGATGTTGTTGCGCAGCTTTTCAATGAAATGTGTGATGGGGGAACAGTGTGCAATACTGAGCCCAATGCATTGCAGGAAGTTGTTGACGTTCCTGGGTGGATGGGGAAGCTGCTTGGTGGAATTGGAGTACCTGG TACATCCACACCAACGCTAGGGTCTACCAATCCTCTCAAGCAATCTCTCGCCGCCGCCAGTGCATCACAAGGACCCGCCATTCCTTGGCGGCGGCCCGGTGTACGGCATACCTCTAATGAGCTCTATGTTGACATCATTGAATCTCTGTCTGTTACCATGGCTCCTTCTGGACGACTGCTGTCTGCCTTGGTTTCCGGGACCATTGCATTCACTGCAAAGATATCGGGAGTCCCGGACCTACTGCTGTCGTTATCAGCGCCGGGTGGCCAGCATGTCCTTGGCCGCAAGATCGAACTACCGGTTTTCCATCCATGTGTTCGACTAGCTCGATGGAAGGAACGGCCGGGGGAGCTCAGTTTCATACCCCCTGATGGGCGGTTTATCTTGGCTGGATATGAAGTTGATCTTCTTCCCATAGATCCTGACCAAGATGAGCCACCAAGTCACATGGAAAAACTATTCTTACCTGCTATTGTGGATATTCGCAAATCGCTCGGGCCATCTGGTTCCGAGTTTGAGGTTCGAGTAACTTTGAACACCAAATTCCCGGGCCAAAGCTCATCCTCGCGGCCTGGAGCTACTCGAAGAGGATCCGGTACTTCAACGCCATCGTTCCTAGGTGGCAGCGGAAGTGGAAGCTCTGGACCGGCACTTGAAGAGGTAGTCGTTAGCGTACCGATCTCAAAGTCCGTCCGCCACATCACGGACATGCAGGCTAGCCGTGGTGACGCTCAATTCACCCCCTCAAGCGGGCTCCTTGAGTGGCGGATCCCAACCGGCAAGGATGCTGGAAGATTAAATGGCACAGCCACACTGCGCTGCAGTGTCTCAGGCTATCCGTCCGCtgatgatgactttgatgacAGCGTCGAGGATGCCGACGAagatgccaatgccaacctCCTGCAAGGCTACTACGAGGCGCCAACCTCCTACAATGATGCATCCGCCAGTACATCTAAGAAAACACGATCCTCCGACCCCTCCAAGcgcagaaagaagaagaagtcaacGAAGAAATCCTCCCGCTCCACCGCCTTGGGTCCAGAAGACGCGGAAGAAGACCCCGTTGCAGCTACCAGCCCATCCCCAAATCCCTCCATACCTCAAACCCCCGCCCCCCCTCTCCAATCAcaatcccaatcccaatctAACGCCCATCTCCCCGCATTCTTCACTCCATCATCCACATCCCGTCCCATGCGCAGAACAAAAGCTCAGGTCAACGCAAGCCTGATGCCCAACTCGGCGTCGGTATCATTCTCCGTACAAGGCTGGCTTCCCTCTGGTATCAAAGTGGAAAGTCTCAACGTCGACCAGCGTCGCAGTCGTGGCTTGGGTGAGAGTGTCAAGCCATACAAGGGTGTCAAGTATCTGTGTGTGAGTAATCGCGGTGTAGAACGGCGCTGCTGA
- a CDS encoding Aldehyde dehydrogenase, protein MALPEFQATSLDEIPVRVSTARQAFYEHKTRDLEFRLVQLRKLYWAIKDNEEDIMEACAQDLNKPRFETNIGESGWLLNDIVFTTRNLHKWAKDEKAPDIDLTFKFMSPKIRKDPLGTVLVIGAFNFPFQLTLGPAIGAIAAGNTVVIKPSENAPRSAAVMQKIIEASLDPSCYTIIQGAIPETQALLAERWDKIFFTGGATVGRIIAKAAAQHLTPVVLELGGRNPAIVSKSADPRLVARRMLWGKLLNAGQLCTSQNYLLVDKSLVPEVVEEFKKAYKEFYPQGAKGSPDYSRIVNATAFARLKSMLDNTKGQILMGGTMDEKELFIEPTVVQVDSVEDSMCSQESFGPFIPILPVENLDEAISLANGVQSTPLGLYPFGNKADVNKIVSSTRSGGVSCNDASLHIPTLPFGGVGESGYGAYRGRSSFDVWVHRRPITSTPSWLESFLAIRYPPYAGKISMFNAASALHPDFDRNGNKLSFGWLRCIYTLGGGSAKAGAGRAVALAAIAYIVLQVLERRSAKF, encoded by the exons ATGGCACTACCCGAATTTCAAGCTACGTCACTCGACGAGATTCCTGTGCGAGTCTCCACGGCCCGCCAGGCGTTCTATGAGCACAAGACCCGTGACTTGGAGTTCCGCCTCGTCCAGCTGCGCAAGCTGTACTGGGC TATCAAGGATAATGAGGAGGACATTATGGAGGCCTGCGCCCAGGACCTGAACAAGCCTCGGTTCGAGACCAACATCGGAGAGAGTGGATGGCTCCTAAACGACATTGTCTTCACGACACGTAACCTGCACAAATGGGCCAAGGATGAGAAGGCCCCCGATATTGATCTCACCTTCAAGTTCATGAGCCCCAAGATCAGAAAGGATCCTCTGGGAACTGTCCTGGTCATTGG TGctttcaacttcccattccaGTTGACTCTCGGTCCTGCGATCGGTGCCATCGCCGCTGGAAATACGGTGGTCATCAAGCCTAGTGAAAATGCACCCCGCAGCGCCGCTGTCATGCAAAAGATCATCGAGGCCAGTCTTGACCCCTCCTGCTACACAATCATCCAGGGCGCTATCCCAGAGACACAGGCTCTGCTTGCAGAACGGTGGgacaagatcttcttcacggGCGGCGCCACCGTCGGACGCATCATCGCTAAGGCCGCTGCACAGCATCTGACCCCCGTCGTGCTTGAACTGGGCGGTAGGAACCCCGCTATCGTGTCCAAGAGCGCCGATCCGCGTCTCGTCGCCCGCCGCATGCTCTGGGGTAAGCTCCTGAACGCCGGTCAGCTCTGCACCTCGCAGAACTACCTGCTGGTCGACAAGTCGCTCGTTCCGGAGGTCGTAGAGGAGTTCAAGAAAGCGTACAAGGAGTTCTATCCCCAAGGTGCGAAAGGCTCGCCCGATTACTCGCGCATCGTCAATGCCACCGCCTTCGCTCGTCTCAAGTCCATGCTTGATAATACGAAGGGTCAGATCCTCATGGGTGGCACTATGGATGAGAAGGAGCTGTTCATCGAGCCGACCGTTGTCCAGGTTGACTCGGTTGAAGACTCCATGTGCTCTCAGGAGAGCTTCGGTCCCTTCATCCCCATCTTGCCTGTGGAGAACCTCGACGAGGCCATTAGCCTAGCCAATGGTGTCCAGAGTACGCCTCTGGGTCTCTACCCCTTCGGTAACAAGGCAGATGTCAACAAGA TTGTATCATCTACACGCTCCGGCGGAGTTTCCTGCAACGACGCCTCGCTGCACATCCCAACCCTGCCCTTCGGCGGTGTCGGCGAGAGTGGCTACGGTGCTTACCGCGGCCGTTCCAGCTTCGACGTCTGGGTGCACCGTCGCCCCATCACCTCCACCCCAAGCTGGCTGGAGTCCTTCCTAGCGATCCGGTACCCACCGTATGCTGGAAAGATCAGCATGTTCAATGCTGCCAGCGCCCTGCACCCCGACTTCGACCGCAACGGCAACAAGCTGAGTTTCGGCTGGCTGCGCTGTATCTACACTTTAGGTGGAGGCAGTGCGAAGGCTGGAGCTGGCAGAGCTGTTGCTCTTGCTGCCA TTGCCTACATCGTCCTACAAGTCCTTGAACGTCGATCTGCGAAATTTTAA
- a CDS encoding exosome complex protein, whose product MDTQVKNAKQALAEDKYDDCLSCRVTGSAAFMGLGVYSYYTGMANLRKQEKAIMQGATRYKMGSRKLGIFSISATLVGMGLWRAFN is encoded by the exons ATGGATACCCAGGTGAAAAACGCCAAGCAGGCTCTGGCCGAGGACAAGTACGACGACTGTCTGTCCTGCAGAGTGACTG GATCTGCTGCTTTTATGGGCCTTGGAGTCTACAGCTACTACACTGGAATGGCCAATCTTCGGAAACAAGAAAAGGCCATCATGCAAGGCGCCACAAGATACAAGATGGGCTCGCGCAAGTTGGGTATCTTCTCCATCTCTGCAACATTAGTGGGAATGGGGCTGTGGCGGGCGTTTAACTGA
- a CDS encoding Protein kinase-like domain: MGIDFVTQRHFLPLIVLERYGKDVREKMLSSELDLGYFERLTIESRVAEVIKQLFASSQLRQVFRLHGDVAFENHANTLTDESKIVANMGSLSLAQEQPRRSGRLAAKQSRMSRLPLPAQPAAKHQGPALRKASRPRADQFCVYNKGPEEKVPALIVEYKVPHKLTLAHIKAGIFDMDLEQVVRYQEMEKPEYTCGRVVAAVITQAFSYMINGGLEYGYVYTGEAFIFLRVPHDDPSTVYYYLSVPREDVGDTTGWTGNPSDDNRLHLTALGQGLAFTLRALQTPQRGIQWKNWVASKLDTWEMIYDDLWGEISELDMPSSVF, from the coding sequence ATGGGTATCGATTTTGTCACTCAACGCCACTTTTTGCCGTTGATTGTACTGGAGCGGTATGGGAAAGACGTGCGAGAAAAAATGTTGAGCTCAGAGCTTGATCTTGGCTATTTTGAACGGTTAACGATCGAGTCGCGTGTCGCCGAGGTCATCAAGCAGCTCTTTGCAAGCTCTCAACTCCGACAAGTCTTTCGCCTTCATGGAGATGTGGCCTTCGAAAATCATGCGAATACATTGACGGATGAATCAAAGATAGTCGCCAATATGGGATCTCTGAGCTTGGCACAGGAACAACCGCGTCGCTCAGGGCGGTTGGCCGCAAAGCAGTCCCGTATGTCTCGATTACCCCTTCCGGCTCAGCCAGCTGCGAAGCACCAAGGGCCTGCGCTGCGGAAGGCTTCTCGACCCCGAGCGGATCAGTTTTGTGTGTACAACAAAGGCCCCGAGGAAAAAGTTCCGGCCTTGATTGTCGAATACAAAGTGCCACATAAGCTCACGCTCGCTCACATAAAGGCGGGAATTTTCGACATGGACCTCGAGCAGGTGGTCCGTTACCAGGAAATGGAGAAGCCAGAATATACTTGCGGGCGCGTTGTGGCTGCAGTCATCACACAAGCGTTTTCCTACATGATCAATGGAGGGCTGGAGTACGGCTATGTGTATACTGGCGAGGCATTTATCTTTCTTCGTGTTCCACACGACGATCCTTCCACTGTATACTATTATCTATCGGTGCCGAGAGAAGACGTTGGTGATACAACTGGATGGACCGGTAACCCAAGTGACGATAATAGATTACACTTGACAGCACTCGGCCAGGGGTTGGCCTTTACCCTCCGAGCTTTGCAAACACCGCAGCGGGGCATTCAGTGGAAAAATTGGGTGGCGAGCAAACTGGACACTTGGGAAATGATATATGACGATCTTTGGGGCGAAATATCGGAGCTCGATATGCCCTCTTCCGTATTCTAG